A genomic stretch from Pomacea canaliculata isolate SZHN2017 linkage group LG2, ASM307304v1, whole genome shotgun sequence includes:
- the LOC112556705 gene encoding LOW QUALITY PROTEIN: putative N-acetylated-alpha-linked acidic dipeptidase (The sequence of the model RefSeq protein was modified relative to this genomic sequence to represent the inferred CDS: deleted 1 base in 1 codon): MASLLAMFVGRSIPTRGYIAGKPVSRWEASDSDNIDIEYKNLDRPGRQAWCGECFSGPKGLALKALILIVIFCFGLVFGYVIRKGTCPGESKPLVAVDDGFVPIQQDYDDEIRQQLQERISHPLNLEDSIKTITKHLPLSGVGQTNHLLYYTRNMWATFHLDTATVRNYSVQLMYPNYTMEGVNKVSIVTDNETLFETQTNETNIHPNYLPFNAYSHSGHVRGPLVYGHYGRREDFDKLKELQVDVNQTILLIRYGKIHPSNKVQHAEREGALGVILYPDPYDYVGKHSGDGSSGYDTSGTWWLPGDAVVRSSVRYWMSGDPLTPDYPSVDDLPRLSNSQDFLTSLPVFPVSYNDAKRLMQNLSGRDVPSDWVGGLNVTYKTGPGYIVSNQELPSEVDLNVKNEFLFREIHNIMATIHGQYEKDHYIIIGAHIDSWTMGAIDAGTGYAALMDLIRTFSDQRQTGWRPRRTIIFAGWDASKYGHIGAYEWVQEYEEQLTSGAVAYINLDAAVRGNYTFYAESNPLLYDIIYEATKTVQCPDGDHNKTVYDEWQERLKDSSFSTEHPWIANLSGDSDHSPFQYRIGVPAMSTAFTYNIKEYPDLPSYPVYATLNDTQEYLQTYIDPTFNVTTALVRVLCDIILRLSDSAILPFNVTGYQHIMERGMRGLKLYESQLQDANLRLDLLSSAVNNFTSTTREFQNKLASIEKRNMSEFEAQFLNDKLIRLSRAFIHSGAVLSQPQYRNVLIAPHPENLNEEIIFPGIINALLQAKVDTTDRWKEEVRKQFAVLVVCLQRARNIVTESYPTESL, from the exons TATACCAACTCGAGGATACATCGCGGGCAAGCCTGTGTCCAGGTGGGAAGCCTCCGATTCCGACAACATCGACATCGAATATAAAAACCTCGATCGACCCGGACGACAAGCGTGGTGTGGAGAATGTTTCTCGGGCCCCAAGGGCTTGGCCCTGAAGGCCCTCATCCTTATCGTCATCTTTTGCTTCGGACTCGTCTTCGGTTACGTCATCAGGAAGGGAACCTGTCCGGGGGAGTCGAAACCCCTGGTGGCAGTTGACGACGGCTTTGTTCCTATTCAACAG GACTATGATGATGAAATCAGACAGCAGCTACAAGAAAGAATTAGCCATCCTCTGAATTTAGAGGACAGTATCAA GACAATTACAAAGCACTTGCCACTGTCTGGTGTGGGCCAGACCAATCATCTGCTGTACTACACACGCAACATGTGGGCAACGTTCCATCTGGACACGGCCACTGTTCGAAACTACAGTGTGCAGCTCATGTATCCCAACTACACCAT GGAAGGTGTGAACAAAGTGTCCATTGTAACAGACAATGAAACACtttttgaaacacaaacaaatgaaacaaatattcatCCAAACTACCTGCCTTTCAACGCCTATTCTCATTCAGGTCATGTGCGG GGCCCATTAGTGTATGGACATTATGGCCGGAGGGAAGACTTTGACAAGCTTAAAGAGTTGCAGGTGGACGTTAACCAAACTATCTTGCTGATTCGCTATGGGAAGATACACCCCAGCAACAAA GTACAACATGCAGAGAGAGAGGGCGCACTTGGTGTCATCTTGTACCCAGATCCTTATGACTATGTAGGCAAGCACTCTGGCGATGGAAGCAGCGGATATGATACCTCCGGCACCTGGTGGCTTCCTGGAGATGCTGTTGTCCGCTCATCTGTTAGATACTGGATGTCAGGGGATCCTCTGACACCTGATTATCCATCTGTAG ATGATCTTCCACGGTTGTCCAACAGCCAGGACTTTCTCACAAGTCTTCCTGTGTTTCCTGTCTCATACAATGATGCAAAGCGACTCATGCA aaATCTGAGTGGGCGGGATGTCCCATCAGACTGGGTTGGAGGCTTGAATGTTACCTACAAGACAGGTCCTGGCTACATTGTCAGTAACCAGGAACTCCCAAG TGAGGTGGATTTGAATGTAAAGAATGAGTTTCTTTTCCGAGAAATCCATAACATTATGGCAACTATCCATGGGCAGTACGAAAAAg ACCACTACATCATCATTGGCGCCCACATTGATTCATGGACTATGGGCGCCATTGATGCAGGGACTGGCTATGCAGCTCTCATGGATCTTATTCGTACCTTTTCAGACCAAAGGCAGACAG GGTGGCGACCACGAAGGACCATAATTTTTGCTGGATGGGATGCTTCCAAGTATGGTCATATTGGAGCTTATGAATGGGTCCAG gaatatGAGGAGCAACTAACATCAGGAGCTGTA GCCTATATTAACTTAGATGCAGCTGTGAGAG GCAATTATACTTTTTATGCTGAGTCGAACCCTCTGCTGTATGACATCATCTATGAAGCAACAAAAACAGTGCAGTGTCCAGATGGCGAccacaataaaactgtttatgatGAGTGGCAAGAGCGCCTGAAGGACAGCTCATTTTCCACTGAACATCCTTGGATTGCTAACTTATCAGGCGACAGTGATCACAGTCCTTTTCAGTATCGCATTGGTGTGCCAGCCATGTCTACTGCCTTCACATACAATATCAAG GAGTACCCTGATCTTCCATCTTACCCAGTCTATGCCACCCTAAACGACACTCAAGAATACCTACAGACTTACATTGACCCCACCTTCAATGTGACAACAGCTTTAGTGAGAGTGCTGTGTGACATCATCCTTCGCCTTTCTGACAGTGCCATACTGCCTTTCAATGTCACTGGGTACCAGCACATCATGGAGAGGGGAATGAGGGGGCTCAAACTGTATGAGTCGCAGCTTCAAGATGCAAATCTTAGATTAG ATCTCCTTTCATCTGCAGTTAATAATTTCACATCTACTACAAGAGAGTTCCAGAACAAACTGGCATcaatagagaaaagaaatatgag TGAATTTGAAGCTCAGTTTTTGAATGACAAACTGATTCGGTTATCACGAGCCTTTATACACTCTGGTGCTGTATTATCGCAGCCACAATACAG aaatgttttgataGCACCACATCCAGAAAATCTGAATGAAGAAATCATTTTCCCTGGCATAATTAATGCACTTCTTCAAGCAAAGGTAGACACCACCGACAGATGGAAAGAAGAAGTCCGAAAACAGTTTGCAGTTCTTGTTGTCTGCTTGCAAAGAGCAAGAAATATTGTCACAGAAAGTTACCCCACAGAGtctctttaa